CTGGATGAGCACAAAACCCCTACTGATATGGAGGAGTTTGCTCGTAATGTTAACCAGGGAACTCGTATGATTACCAATTTCACAGATGGTACTAAGCTTTCGTTTGAACAGGCGTCTGTTGCTAACGCTACAGGTATGGGTGTAGCTAAAAGAGGAATGAGTGCTTATCGTTCTAAGGAACATATTGATAAACTCACTTCCATTCATGATGTAGAAGAGCTGAAGAGTCTGGGAGGAATAGTAGATTTTGTGGTAGGTGCCAAACCAGGACCTGGAGTATACGTTTATGGTGCTACCAATGACCCTATGGTAAAAGACTATCTTAAATATTTGAAGATGGGGCCAGGACCTTTGTATAGCTTTTATACGCCTTACCACCTGTGCTTCTTTGACATTCCCAGCTCGATCGCAAGAGCTTTTCATTTTGGTGACCCAGTTATGTACCCTAAAGCAGGTCCGGTAGTAGAAGTTGTGGCTATTGCAAAACGTGATTTGAAAGCCGGAGAAACTTTAGATGGGTACGGCGGCTACCTTTCATACGGCGTATGCGAAAACTACGATGTAGCACGTGAAGAAAACCTGCTACCTATAGGTCTGGCCGAAGATGTGGTGCTAAAAAGAAATGTTCCTAAGGATAAAGCCGTTACATTTGACGATATTGTATACCCTGAAGATCGTCTGGTATATCGCTTATATGAAGATCAACTGAAGATGTTTTTGCCTACCCCTGCCAGGGTAAACGCTTAACAATAAAAGCCCCTGCTAAAAAA
This window of the Porifericola rhodea genome carries:
- a CDS encoding NAD(P)H-dependent oxidoreductase, which gives rise to MIIVDNALSFREEVDNPIKVGVVGAGFMSVGLINQIERHTPGMKVVAICNRTLDRAVKCYEKAGVSNVEVCDTPQQINENIIAKKYSICESPETLCQAEEVDIIVEATGAIEYGASVILTAIKAGKPILMLNPELDATVGPILKHYADKAEVMLSQTDGDQPGVIMNLFRYVKGLGLTPLVCGNIKGFLDEHKTPTDMEEFARNVNQGTRMITNFTDGTKLSFEQASVANATGMGVAKRGMSAYRSKEHIDKLTSIHDVEELKSLGGIVDFVVGAKPGPGVYVYGATNDPMVKDYLKYLKMGPGPLYSFYTPYHLCFFDIPSSIARAFHFGDPVMYPKAGPVVEVVAIAKRDLKAGETLDGYGGYLSYGVCENYDVAREENLLPIGLAEDVVLKRNVPKDKAVTFDDIVYPEDRLVYRLYEDQLKMFLPTPARVNA